DNA from Deltaproteobacteria bacterium:
GCTGTGAAACGTTTCCTTCCAGCCCGCGTACTTATCCTCATGACACCGGGCACAGGCTTTAGAACCCAGGTAGCGGTTTCCGCCGGGGGCATCGCGGGAGATCGTCATCCCTACATAAGTTCCGCTGATCCGATTCCCGGCCGCGCCGGCGAAAGGCGCGGTTCCGAGCAGCAGACCCAGGAAGGCTATGGCAACCAGTCTCCACCGGGACGGGTGGATATGGCGGAGGTCTTTTCTTATTGAAGGTTTTTTCACAGCACCCCCCAGGCCAAAAGAAAGGGGAAACTACTTCAATAGTTCCCCTAATATCCCCCTGACTTCGGCCGAATCGGAATCGCTGAAACCTATTTTATAATATTGGACGATCCCTTTCCTGTCAACGATAACGGTTACAGGAATGAACCAACTTGTGAAAATCCTCGTTATCTCCAGCTCCGGATCCACCAGGAGAGTATAGGAAATGGACATCTGTTTTAGCTGCAACCCCCCGCGTATCTCCTCACCATCATGCTGCTCGGTGTTAACGGCCCAGACAACAAGGCCCAGATCACGGAAATCATGGTAGATACCCTCCAGGGCTTTCATCTCATCAAGGCAGGAACCGCAGTTAACGCCCCACAGATCTATGAGGAGAACCTTGCCCCGCATGTCTGTGGAAGAAACATTTTGTCCATCGACGGTAACCCCTGAAAAATCCTTCAAAGGCTTGCCCACAGGGTCCTCGCCGATGACGAGCTCCGCCATCTCCTTCCTCTTCTGCTCACTCGGATCGGCGTTGAGAATACCCGCCGCGGCCATCTGAAGGGAAATCATCAGAAGCAGAAGGGTAGCTATGAGCACCCAAGGTCGATATTTACAGGGTCTGGGGTCTTTAAACATAGCGACGTTGCTCCCCGAGCCGAAGCAGTCTCGGTATGCGGGATTGCCGCATCGTCACGCTGTCGGCATGACTCCTCGCAATGACATCGCTCAAAACGGTCTTCTCTGGACTCTGGACTGCCTCACTCCGTTGGACCCTAAGTTCCAGATACTTCGGCACTTCGATACCCCCATACGCCCCTACGCCCTTACGCCCTTACTGCCAAACACGTCCCGTCAGGGACAGCACTGCGAAGCCGGCAAACCTGCGTTACAAAAAAATGCGGGCGCCGGCCCGCATCATTTTTCCCGGCTTATTCGGCCAGAAGCTTCTCGATCAGCGTAACATACTCCCCTTCGATCTCCGGGGTGTACCCCTCGTGGCGGAACCGAACGGTTCCGTCCCTGGCAATAATGATCGACAGGGGCGCGGCCATCATCTGGAAGACGTCGACCACCTTGAACTCGGGGTCAACAATCACGGGGTAGGTGAATTTCGCCGAAAGCTGAGGCATGAACCTCTTAAGGGTTTTACCGTCGACACCATCCGTATTGACGCCCAGGATTACCAGACCTTTGCTTCCATACTTGTTATTCAGACGCTCAAGAAAGGGTATTTCCTCGATGCAGTTCTGACAGCGAAGCCCCCAGAAATTTACTAGGACCACCGATTTTCCAAGGTAGCCGGCAAGGCTCGTATTGCCTCCGTCGATATCCGTAAAGGTTACGGATGGGGCCTTGGGAAAGCCGGATTCCTTTACGTCGCCCCTGGAACCCACGCACCCGGCTGCAACGATAAATAAGCCCAACAGCCCAATGAAACCCGCACTTCCGACGCTCAGCCGATACCTTCCCATCATCCCCCCTTACCGAGATTGATAGAGTCGTAAAAAGTCCATTCGCGGCTTTTTACTCCGCGCCCTCCCCGGGCGCCTTGATGACTTTTTACGAAGTCATCAAGATTCATCAGCTTGTGAAATATTTTCCGGCAACGGTCCTTTTTAAGCTAAACGAACTGTAAGTGTCAATAAAATCATGGAATGCCGGCAGAGTTTCGCGGAGTGAAACAAAGTCAAAAGCTAATTCACCATTGCCTATTGCCCACTTCCACACCTCGATACTTCCATACCCCCACACAGGGGCCTCCCCTTTACTTGGACTCT
Protein-coding regions in this window:
- a CDS encoding TlpA family protein disulfide reductase, producing the protein MMGRYRLSVGSAGFIGLLGLFIVAAGCVGSRGDVKESGFPKAPSVTFTDIDGGNTSLAGYLGKSVVLVNFWGLRCQNCIEEIPFLERLNNKYGSKGLVILGVNTDGVDGKTLKRFMPQLSAKFTYPVIVDPEFKVVDVFQMMAAPLSIIIARDGTVRFRHEGYTPEIEGEYVTLIEKLLAE
- a CDS encoding TlpA family protein disulfide reductase yields the protein MFKDPRPCKYRPWVLIATLLLLMISLQMAAAGILNADPSEQKRKEMAELVIGEDPVGKPLKDFSGVTVDGQNVSSTDMRGKVLLIDLWGVNCGSCLDEMKALEGIYHDFRDLGLVVWAVNTEQHDGEEIRGGLQLKQMSISYTLLVDPELEITRIFTSWFIPVTVIVDRKGIVQYYKIGFSDSDSAEVRGILGELLK